In the bacterium genome, one interval contains:
- a CDS encoding prepilin-type N-terminal cleavage/methylation domain-containing protein, whose translation MRRVKGFTLIELLVVIAIIAILAAILFPVFTGAKAKGKQAACLNNVKQLATAYTIYCDNYDGKLCPYATPGAGQWNPNWHYWMENIMPYVRNYKVFECAARPMGKYSDYNGTYWYKFIGYGINYYYLASNIEGQPGYVPTGFVASTVKNPAKTVFLVDSIGRTVQSGDVPTDGPYTYNGQSCIYSDIATPKKLPNEYIVSDCHNGGAIVAWCDGHASWMKKTKLCKDTSLWDLY comes from the coding sequence TTGAGAAGGGTCAAGGGGTTTACATTAATTGAGCTACTGGTCGTAATCGCAATTATCGCAATACTCGCTGCGATACTTTTTCCGGTTTTCACAGGCGCGAAAGCGAAAGGAAAACAGGCAGCATGTCTGAATAACGTGAAACAACTGGCTACGGCATATACAATCTATTGTGATAATTATGATGGGAAACTTTGTCCTTACGCAACGCCAGGTGCGGGACAGTGGAATCCGAATTGGCATTATTGGATGGAAAACATTATGCCATACGTGAGAAATTATAAAGTATTTGAATGCGCAGCAAGGCCAATGGGCAAATATTCTGATTATAACGGTACATACTGGTACAAATTTATAGGCTATGGCATCAACTATTACTATCTGGCAAGTAATATCGAAGGACAACCGGGCTATGTGCCGACAGGATTCGTTGCAAGCACCGTCAAGAACCCAGCCAAAACTGTATTCCTGGTCGACTCTATTGGCCGCACTGTGCAGAGCGGCGATGTACCAACTGATGGGCCTTACACATATAATGGACAAAGCTGTATCTACAGCGATATTGCTACACCTAAAAAGCTGCCGAATGAATATATAGTTTCCGATTGTCACAATGGAGGAGCTATTGTGGCATGGTGCGATGGGCATGCCTCGTGGATGAAAAAAACCAAGCTCTGCAAGGATACTTCACTCTGGGATTTGTATTGA